A region from the Curtobacterium sp. MCBA15_012 genome encodes:
- a CDS encoding HAD-IIB family hydrolase translates to MTTPRLVAFDLDDTLAPSKSPLDPRMLETFASLLTAVPVAVISGGNFQQFEQQLVTPLRARDDLPLDDLHLLPTCGTAYYRWSGSDWALQYAEDLTDDEKSRALTAVESVAKANGYWESETWGDILEDRGSQITFSALGQSAPVDVKKQWDPTGEKKDHLRRLVQAELPDLEVRSGGSTSVDITRKGIDKAYGMRRLSEITGIALDEMLFVGDRLDPEGNDYPVKALGVPCHAVEGWEDTDAFLTELTPTLR, encoded by the coding sequence ATGACCACGCCCCGCCTCGTCGCCTTCGACCTCGACGACACCCTCGCCCCGTCGAAGTCCCCGCTCGACCCGCGCATGCTCGAGACCTTCGCGTCGCTGTTGACCGCCGTCCCGGTCGCGGTCATCTCCGGCGGCAACTTCCAGCAGTTCGAGCAGCAGCTCGTCACCCCGCTCCGCGCCCGTGACGACCTGCCGCTCGACGACCTGCACCTGCTGCCGACCTGCGGCACCGCGTACTACCGCTGGTCCGGGTCGGACTGGGCCCTGCAGTACGCCGAGGACCTGACCGACGACGAGAAGTCCCGCGCGCTCACCGCCGTCGAGTCCGTCGCGAAGGCGAACGGGTACTGGGAGTCCGAGACCTGGGGGGACATCCTCGAGGACCGCGGCTCGCAGATCACCTTCTCGGCCCTCGGGCAGTCCGCCCCGGTGGACGTGAAGAAGCAGTGGGACCCGACGGGCGAGAAGAAGGACCACCTGCGTCGCCTGGTCCAGGCCGAGCTGCCCGACCTCGAGGTCCGCTCCGGCGGGTCCACGAGCGTCGACATCACCCGCAAGGGCATCGACAAGGCGTACGGCATGCGCCGCCTCTCCGAGATCACCGGCATCGCGCTCGACGAGATGCTGTTCGTCGGCGACCGCCTCGACCCCGAGGGCAACGACTACCCGGTCAAGGCCCTCGGCGTGCCCTGCCACGCGGTCGAGGGCTGGGAGGACACCGACGCGTTCCTGACGGAGCTCACCCCGACGCTGCGCTGA